One region of Rhodospirillaceae bacterium genomic DNA includes:
- a CDS encoding DUF2062 domain-containing protein translates to MRGGGSKRRSSLYRAFRYRLLIPMLRARHAPEFAACGTMVGLMLAFTPTIGLHMTLALAVWVIATRLFKWEFSLILALAWTWVSNVFTGLPIYYLLYVTGQLLMGRWQDLSGYAEFIDLWHTFTAGDHTIWQDATIMAKVMLEDWGVAMCVGGAPWAVVAGGIGYWVSLKFIRAYRREKAVRRGPSRSQMS, encoded by the coding sequence TTGAGAGGCGGCGGCAGCAAGCGGCGGAGCTCTCTCTACCGCGCCTTCCGCTACCGCCTGCTCATCCCGATGCTGCGTGCGCGCCACGCGCCGGAATTCGCCGCGTGCGGCACGATGGTAGGATTGATGCTGGCCTTCACGCCGACCATCGGCCTCCACATGACGCTGGCGCTGGCGGTGTGGGTGATCGCCACGCGCCTCTTCAAATGGGAGTTCAGCCTGATCCTGGCGCTGGCCTGGACTTGGGTCAGCAATGTTTTCACCGGCCTGCCGATCTATTACCTGCTCTATGTGACGGGGCAGCTGCTGATGGGCCGCTGGCAGGACCTCTCCGGTTACGCCGAGTTCATCGACCTCTGGCACACATTCACCGCCGGCGACCACACCATCTGGCAAGACGCCACCATCATGGCCAAAGTCATGCTGGAAGATTGGGGTGTCGCGATGTGCGTGGGGGGAGCGCCCTGGGCGGTGGTGGCGGGTGGGATTGGATATTGGGTGAGTCTGAAGTTTATCCGCGCATATCGGCGGGAGAAGGCGGTGCGAAGGGGACCTTCACGTAGCCAAATGTCGTAG
- the glpX gene encoding class II fructose-bisphosphatase, which translates to MDRNLALEAVRVTEAAALAASRLMGRGDEKAADQAAVDAMRTALNDLPIDGTVVIGEGERDEAPMLYIGEKVGAGGQKIDIALDPLEGTTITAKGGTNALAVIAMAEAGGFLNAPDTYMDKISVGPGLPKGIVDLDATPAENLKNLAKAKGMDISDLVACILDRPRHSDLIAQVRATGARIMLISDGDVAGVIATAKPGTGVDIYIGQGGAPEGVLAAAALRCIGGQMQGRLVFRNEDEKGRARKIGITDLNRKYDLLDLAKGDVMFAATGVTDGPMLTGVRRSTTSATTHSMVMRSKTGTVRIIEAQHNWTIKKPQGV; encoded by the coding sequence ATGGACCGCAATCTGGCGCTGGAAGCCGTTCGCGTCACCGAAGCCGCCGCCCTTGCCGCCTCGCGCCTGATGGGGCGCGGCGATGAAAAGGCGGCCGACCAGGCCGCCGTCGACGCCATGCGCACCGCGCTCAACGATCTGCCGATCGACGGCACGGTGGTGATCGGCGAAGGCGAACGCGACGAAGCGCCGATGCTCTATATCGGCGAAAAGGTCGGCGCTGGCGGGCAGAAGATCGACATCGCGCTTGATCCGCTGGAAGGCACCACCATCACCGCCAAGGGCGGCACCAATGCCCTCGCCGTCATCGCCATGGCGGAAGCCGGCGGGTTCCTGAATGCGCCCGACACCTATATGGACAAGATCAGCGTCGGTCCGGGCCTGCCCAAGGGCATCGTCGACCTCGACGCAACGCCTGCCGAGAATCTGAAGAACCTCGCCAAGGCGAAGGGCATGGACATCAGCGATCTCGTGGCCTGCATTCTCGACCGCCCGCGCCACTCCGATCTCATCGCCCAGGTCCGCGCCACGGGTGCCCGCATCATGCTGATCTCCGACGGCGACGTCGCCGGCGTGATCGCCACCGCCAAGCCCGGTACCGGCGTCGATATCTATATCGGCCAGGGTGGCGCGCCGGAAGGTGTGCTGGCGGCCGCCGCGCTCCGCTGCATCGGCGGCCAGATGCAGGGCCGCCTCGTCTTCCGCAACGAGGACGAGAAGGGCCGCGCCCGCAAGATCGGCATCACCGATCTCAACCGCAAATACGACCTCCTCGACCTCGCCAAGGGCGACGTCATGTTCGCAGCGACCGGTGTCACCGACGGCCCGATGCTGACCGGCGTGCGTCGCTCGACCACCAGCGCCACGACCCATTCCATGGTCATGCGCTCGAAGACCGGCACCGTGCGCATCATCGAGGCGCAGCACAATTGGACCATCAAGAAGCCGCAAGGCGTCTGA
- a CDS encoding OmpA family protein, with translation MKLLRDLDAKPAANEVGLVLYEDAFVACDAYAYELQGNSPRLNGCVGWTPRTDEVIEASGGKAKRLVSNRNLLVVADILTVNKGFADANPKMVKGLVHGILEGNRRLRDQPDQHVGIVAKAFGWSEADTRDELSRVHLSNLPENLAFFDGTIDAAGSYSGIYQSSVLAYGSRIRNPVDGERFLDLAHLKALKAEGKFADQKIAIAPIKTSASQQLEGDPLLSKDIRFFFEPNSSTLDSTAKENQDYLDTIKSFLQVSPGSLVLLRGHVDNARVEEFRKQGGEELVKTMALKAMELSKERANGVRAALLKKHPTIDPKRIEIVGRGWEEPAGPDSDLNRRVEVQWFTLE, from the coding sequence GTGAAGCTGCTGCGCGATCTAGACGCGAAGCCCGCCGCCAATGAAGTGGGCCTCGTGCTCTATGAAGACGCGTTCGTCGCCTGCGACGCCTATGCCTATGAACTCCAGGGCAACAGCCCGCGCCTCAATGGCTGCGTGGGGTGGACGCCGCGCACCGACGAGGTGATCGAGGCCTCGGGCGGCAAGGCAAAGAGGCTGGTTTCCAACCGCAACCTGCTGGTGGTTGCGGACATTCTCACCGTCAACAAGGGCTTTGCCGATGCCAATCCGAAGATGGTGAAAGGCCTCGTGCATGGCATCCTGGAGGGCAATCGGCGCCTCCGCGACCAGCCCGACCAGCATGTCGGCATCGTCGCCAAGGCCTTCGGCTGGTCGGAGGCCGACACGCGCGACGAGCTGAGCCGCGTCCACCTTTCCAACCTGCCGGAGAACCTCGCCTTCTTCGACGGCACGATCGACGCCGCCGGCTCCTATTCTGGGATCTACCAATCCTCGGTGCTGGCCTATGGCAGCCGCATCCGCAACCCGGTCGATGGCGAGCGCTTCCTGGATCTCGCCCATCTGAAGGCATTGAAGGCCGAGGGCAAGTTCGCCGACCAGAAGATCGCCATCGCCCCCATCAAGACCAGCGCCAGCCAGCAGCTGGAAGGCGATCCGCTGCTCAGCAAGGATATCCGCTTCTTCTTCGAGCCGAACTCCTCCACGCTCGACAGCACCGCCAAGGAGAACCAGGACTACCTCGACACGATCAAATCATTCCTGCAGGTGAGCCCCGGTTCGCTGGTCCTGCTGCGCGGCCATGTCGACAATGCCCGGGTCGAGGAGTTCCGCAAGCAAGGCGGCGAGGAGCTGGTGAAGACGATGGCCCTCAAAGCCATGGAGCTCTCCAAGGAACGCGCCAACGGCGTGCGCGCGGCCCTTCTCAAGAAGCATCCCACGATCGATCCCAAGCGCATCGAGATCGTCGGCCGCGGCTGGGAAGAACCAGCCGGCCCCGACAGCGACCTCAACCGCCGGGTCGAGGTACAGTGGTTCACGTTGGAGTGA
- a CDS encoding homoserine dehydrogenase: MAVDRKPESPLRVGIAGLGTVGAGVIELLQTNADILAKHCPRPIVVTAVSARDRKKDRGLNLAGIDWVDDAVNLADHPKVDVVVEVIGGSEGKAKDLIEKAIANKRHVVTANKALLAHHGTALALAAERAGVALAYEAAVAGGIPVIKAMREGLAANRIDRVYGILNGTCNYILTQMRETGREFADVLAEAQKLGYAEADPSFDVDGVDAAHKLSILTSVAFGCAVDFAGVRISGIRNVSAMDIAYADELGYRIKLLGIARQTAHGIEQRVHACMVPVASTIAKVDGVYNAVVTNGNFVGENMAIGRGAGRGPTASAIVADLMDIARDRILPAFSAPAETLEPAAQAPVGLHAGSYYLRLMVVDKPGVIADIAGVMRDESVSMEAMIQRARSPGEAVPIVLTTHETTEAAIGRVVARLAQVNSILEPAHVLPIETLS, translated from the coding sequence GTGGCTGTTGATCGAAAACCTGAATCTCCCTTGAGGGTCGGCATCGCCGGCCTCGGCACGGTCGGCGCCGGAGTCATCGAACTGCTGCAGACGAATGCGGACATTCTTGCCAAGCATTGCCCGCGGCCGATCGTGGTCACCGCCGTCTCCGCGCGCGACCGCAAGAAGGATCGTGGCCTGAACCTTGCCGGCATCGACTGGGTCGATGACGCGGTCAATCTCGCCGACCACCCCAAGGTCGATGTCGTGGTCGAGGTGATCGGCGGCTCCGAGGGCAAGGCCAAGGATCTCATCGAAAAAGCCATCGCCAACAAACGCCATGTGGTGACCGCCAACAAGGCGCTCCTCGCCCATCACGGCACCGCCCTGGCATTGGCCGCCGAACGCGCCGGCGTGGCGCTGGCCTATGAGGCGGCGGTCGCCGGCGGCATCCCGGTCATCAAGGCGATGCGCGAAGGCTTGGCCGCCAACCGCATCGATCGCGTCTACGGCATCCTCAACGGCACCTGCAACTATATCCTGACGCAGATGCGCGAGACCGGCCGCGAATTCGCCGATGTGCTGGCCGAGGCGCAGAAGCTGGGTTACGCCGAGGCCGATCCCAGTTTCGATGTCGACGGCGTCGATGCCGCCCATAAACTCTCGATCCTGACCTCGGTCGCCTTCGGCTGTGCCGTCGATTTCGCCGGCGTGCGCATCAGCGGTATCCGCAATGTCTCGGCCATGGACATCGCTTATGCCGACGAACTCGGCTACCGGATCAAGCTCCTGGGCATCGCGCGCCAGACCGCCCACGGCATCGAGCAGCGCGTCCATGCCTGCATGGTGCCGGTCGCCAGCACCATCGCCAAGGTGGACGGCGTCTATAACGCGGTCGTCACCAACGGCAATTTTGTTGGTGAAAACATGGCCATCGGCCGGGGCGCCGGGCGGGGTCCCACGGCATCCGCCATCGTCGCCGACCTCATGGACATCGCCCGCGACCGAATTCTGCCTGCTTTTTCAGCCCCTGCGGAAACTTTGGAACCAGCGGCCCAAGCGCCGGTTGGGCTTCATGCCGGGTCCTATTATCTGCGCCTGATGGTGGTCGATAAGCCCGGCGTCATCGCCGATATCGCCGGTGTCATGCGCGACGAGAGCGTGTCGATGGAAGCCATGATCCAGCGCGCACGTTCCCCGGGGGAAGCGGTACCGATTGTTCTGACCACACATGAGACGACCGAGGCGGCCATCGGCCGCGTCGTTGCGCGTCTCGCCCAGGTGAACTCGATCCTTGAGCCCGCGCATGTGCTCCCGATCGAGACACTGAGTTGA
- the recJ gene encoding single-stranded-DNA-specific exonuclease RecJ, whose amino-acid sequence MTESGAFLGVAQSASGRLWRQRAGDERLGLAIAQREGLPDLIGQLLAARGQDLDRAAAYLEPRLRDQMPDPSMFRDMDQAASRLADAIQSGEQIAIFGDYDVDGATSSALLLRFLNAAGAKAPILYVPDRMKEGYGPNAPALLALKDQGARLVITVDCGITAFAPLEAAKDAGLDVLVVDHHVAEPRLPMAAAVVNPNRLDESGQHGQLAAVGVAFLLVVATNRTLRARGAYGADRPEPDLMQWLDIVALGTVADVVPLTGINRALVAQGLKVMAGRRNPGLNALSDVARINERPNAYHAGFLLGPRVNAGGRVGRSDLGARLLSTDDNEVAKSIAAELDLLNTERRDIEARVLDQAIAAAEAQAGDSPYLIFVAGHDWHAGVIGIVAGRLKERYQRPACVVSLERGVGKGSGRSVGSLHLGNAIIAAREAGILQKGGGHAMAAGFEVPEDRLDDLCKFLSTRFTGDMNGERLVPVLDLDAALQPRAATTDLITMLERMGPFGAGNAEPRFALPNVRLAFADVVGGAHLRLSLEGADGTRIKAIAFRAAENELGRLFTTARGQRFHVAGHLRRDTWQGRDSVQMVVEDAALAG is encoded by the coding sequence ATGACGGAAAGCGGCGCCTTCTTGGGCGTCGCCCAATCCGCCAGCGGCCGCCTGTGGCGGCAGCGGGCGGGTGACGAAAGGCTGGGCCTCGCCATCGCCCAGCGCGAGGGTCTTCCCGACCTCATCGGCCAGTTGCTGGCGGCCCGCGGCCAGGATCTCGACAGGGCCGCGGCCTATCTGGAACCACGATTGCGCGACCAGATGCCGGACCCCTCGATGTTCCGTGACATGGACCAGGCGGCGTCGCGCCTCGCCGACGCCATTCAATCCGGCGAGCAGATCGCCATCTTCGGCGATTACGATGTCGACGGTGCCACCTCGTCGGCGCTGCTGCTGCGCTTCCTCAATGCGGCTGGCGCCAAGGCGCCCATTCTCTATGTCCCCGACCGCATGAAGGAAGGCTACGGCCCCAACGCGCCTGCCCTGCTGGCGTTGAAGGATCAGGGTGCCCGCCTCGTCATCACGGTCGATTGCGGCATCACCGCCTTTGCCCCGCTGGAAGCAGCGAAGGATGCCGGCCTCGACGTGCTGGTGGTCGACCATCACGTCGCTGAACCGCGCCTGCCGATGGCGGCCGCCGTGGTCAATCCCAACCGCCTTGATGAATCCGGCCAGCATGGCCAGCTGGCAGCCGTTGGTGTGGCCTTCCTGCTGGTGGTCGCCACCAACCGCACCCTGCGCGCGCGCGGCGCCTATGGCGCGGATCGACCCGAACCCGACCTCATGCAATGGCTCGACATCGTGGCGCTGGGCACGGTCGCCGATGTGGTGCCCTTGACCGGCATCAACCGCGCCCTGGTGGCACAGGGTTTGAAGGTGATGGCGGGGCGCAGGAACCCCGGACTCAACGCGCTCTCAGATGTCGCCCGCATCAATGAACGCCCCAACGCCTATCACGCGGGCTTCCTGCTCGGCCCCCGCGTCAATGCGGGGGGCAGGGTGGGGCGCTCCGATCTCGGCGCGCGGCTGCTCTCGACCGATGACAATGAGGTCGCCAAATCCATTGCCGCCGAACTCGACCTCCTCAACACCGAACGCCGCGATATCGAAGCCCGGGTCCTCGACCAGGCCATCGCCGCTGCCGAAGCACAAGCCGGGGATAGCCCCTATCTCATCTTTGTGGCGGGTCATGACTGGCATGCCGGCGTCATCGGCATCGTGGCGGGACGCCTCAAGGAGCGCTACCAGCGCCCGGCCTGCGTCGTCAGCCTCGAAAGGGGTGTCGGCAAGGGCTCCGGCCGGTCCGTGGGCAGTCTCCATCTCGGCAACGCCATCATCGCCGCGCGCGAGGCGGGCATCCTCCAAAAGGGCGGCGGCCACGCCATGGCGGCTGGCTTCGAGGTGCCCGAAGACCGGCTCGACGATCTCTGCAAATTCCTGAGTACGCGCTTCACCGGTGACATGAACGGCGAACGCCTCGTCCCCGTGCTCGACCTCGACGCCGCCCTGCAGCCGCGCGCCGCCACCACCGATCTCATCACGATGCTGGAACGCATGGGCCCCTTCGGCGCCGGCAATGCTGAACCGCGCTTCGCCCTCCCCAATGTGCGCCTGGCGTTTGCCGACGTGGTCGGCGGCGCCCATCTGCGCCTGAGCCTGGAAGGCGCCGACGGCACCAGGATCAAGGCCATCGCCTTCCGCGCCGCCGAGAACGAATTGGGCCGCCTCTTCACCACCGCCCGAGGGCAGAGATTCCACGTCGCCGGCCATCTCCGCCGCGACACCTGGCAAGGCCGCGACAGCGTCCAGATGGTGGTGGAGGACGCCGCGCTGGCGGGGTGA
- a CDS encoding ATP-binding protein has product MPLSPEAPAWAAEIALAYESTSQGQFILSGNVHDRIPLKGKLINLVGYIETELLAGFQIVFSFDLGNGLRVTRGADLLEGWSGTKRLDGTIRQPLMAVELISAYLRYLANLQTLRQDKPLHVAAILRGADEILPATGNGGHEFGGPASLLRDWAGETPFCDLPFVSLLIADNINDLHPSVAFNPRAARVQVPLPPVATLSAALTLLRRDFAPAFEGLDGSDDNTAAALSGVAVTAVESLCKQRAHQRKPIRKVDLVDIKKELVERESGGLIDFIEPRRTLADYEGQAALKTWLKQDVALWQSGDLKALPKGYLICGPVGTGKTFLVECLAGEAGVPVVKLKNFRNRWVGSSEGNLEKIFSLVRALGRCMIFIDEADQALGRRNADSGDSGLSGRLYAMIAQEMGDADTRGRAIWILASSRPDLIEVDLKRPGRVDVKVPLLPTTTAEESAKLLRARCRRVDLALSIAPLTSLGTKLPLLLTPGAAEAIAVKAYRLSRTQSLSPLQALGLCLTGYQAPVPEDVMQFQMQLAVREATDLAFVPESLRHLASDPNTRDGQSRALG; this is encoded by the coding sequence ATGCCCCTGTCGCCCGAGGCACCGGCCTGGGCAGCCGAGATCGCACTCGCCTATGAGAGCACCTCCCAGGGACAGTTCATCCTCTCCGGCAATGTTCACGACCGCATTCCGCTCAAAGGCAAGCTGATCAATTTGGTCGGTTATATCGAGACGGAGTTGCTTGCCGGCTTCCAGATCGTGTTCTCCTTCGATCTTGGCAATGGCTTGCGCGTGACGCGCGGGGCGGATCTGCTGGAAGGATGGAGTGGGACGAAGCGCCTGGACGGCACCATCCGCCAGCCCTTGATGGCGGTCGAGCTCATCAGCGCCTATCTGCGCTATCTCGCCAATCTGCAGACCTTGCGCCAGGACAAGCCTCTGCATGTGGCCGCAATCCTGCGCGGTGCCGACGAGATCCTGCCGGCGACCGGCAATGGCGGCCATGAATTCGGTGGCCCTGCCAGCCTGCTGCGCGATTGGGCCGGCGAGACACCGTTCTGCGATTTGCCCTTCGTCAGCCTCCTCATCGCCGACAATATCAACGATCTGCACCCCTCGGTGGCGTTCAATCCACGGGCTGCGCGCGTGCAGGTGCCCTTGCCGCCCGTGGCAACGCTGAGCGCCGCCCTCACCTTGCTGCGCCGTGACTTTGCCCCGGCCTTCGAGGGGCTGGACGGCAGCGACGACAACACCGCCGCAGCACTCAGCGGTGTCGCGGTGACGGCGGTCGAGTCCCTCTGCAAGCAACGGGCCCATCAGCGCAAGCCGATCCGCAAGGTCGACCTGGTCGACATCAAGAAGGAACTGGTCGAGCGCGAGAGCGGCGGCCTCATCGATTTCATCGAGCCGCGCCGCACGCTGGCTGATTACGAGGGCCAGGCGGCGCTGAAGACCTGGCTGAAGCAGGATGTGGCTCTGTGGCAGTCGGGCGATCTCAAGGCCCTGCCAAAGGGCTATCTCATCTGCGGGCCGGTCGGCACCGGCAAGACCTTCCTGGTCGAATGCCTGGCGGGCGAAGCTGGCGTGCCGGTCGTGAAGCTGAAGAATTTCCGTAACCGCTGGGTGGGGTCGAGCGAAGGCAATCTTGAGAAGATCTTCAGCCTGGTGCGCGCACTCGGCCGTTGCATGATCTTCATCGACGAGGCCGACCAGGCGCTTGGCCGCCGCAACGCGGATTCCGGCGATAGCGGCCTTTCCGGACGCCTCTATGCGATGATCGCGCAGGAGATGGGCGATGCCGACACGCGCGGCCGCGCCATCTGGATCCTCGCCTCCTCGCGGCCGGACCTCATCGAGGTCGACCTCAAGCGCCCGGGCCGCGTCGACGTGAAGGTGCCGCTGCTCCCCACCACGACAGCAGAGGAAAGCGCCAAGCTGCTGCGGGCGCGATGTCGCCGGGTCGACCTTGCTCTCAGCATCGCCCCGTTGACGAGCCTTGGCACCAAGCTGCCGCTGCTCCTGACACCAGGTGCCGCCGAGGCCATCGCGGTCAAGGCCTATCGCCTGTCGCGGACCCAGTCGCTGTCGCCATTGCAGGCGCTCGGCCTGTGCCTCACAGGCTATCAGGCGCCGGTGCCGGAAGACGTCATGCAATTCCAGATGCAGCTTGCGGTACGCGAGGCAACCGATCTTGCCTTCGTGCCGGAATCGCTGCGCCACCTCGCCAGTGATCCGAACACCCGTGATGGGCAATCCCGTGCGCTGGGCTAA